The following coding sequences lie in one Miscanthus floridulus cultivar M001 chromosome 9, ASM1932011v1, whole genome shotgun sequence genomic window:
- the LOC136482595 gene encoding uncharacterized protein: MLSSYTLLSRAPAPAPAELAPGRKFSPAGALQLRKQPPPPPAAVVAVPWASGKESRSRRRAPVFVCHAAKYDYKDIQPSALKTPALARDDCTIMEDKDRLIILKLKVGESTSKDQLKVETTDDLELLVIKYTGDVNDDSPASSLDLRLLVPSRLRRQEGEG, from the exons ATGTTGAGCTCCTACACCCTCCTGAgccgggcgccggcgccggcgccggcggaacTGGCGCCGGGGCGAAAGTTCTCTCCCGCAGGTGCACTGCAGCTTCGCAaacaaccgccgccgccgccggcggcagtAGTGGCCGTGCCTTGGGCCTCAGGCAAGGAGTCCCGGTCCCGCCGGCGGGCTCCTGTTTTTGTGTGCCATGCTGCGAAGTACGACTACAAGGACATCCAACCCAGTG CCCTGAAAACTCCGGCATTGGCGCGCGACGACTGTACCATCATGGAAGACAAGGACAGGCTCATCATCCTCAAGCTCAAGGTGGGAGAGTCGACGAGCAAGGATCAACTAAAGGTTGAAACAACAGACGACCTGGAGCTCCTGGTCATCAAGTACACCGGCGACGTCAACGACGACAGCCCGGCGAGCTCGCTGGACCTCCGCCTGCTGGTGCCTTCCCGGCTACGACGGCAAGAAGGTGAAGGCTAA